The DNA region GAAAATGGAATTAGCGAGTTAGAAGGAGTTTGAGATTAGATAAACCGGATGGATACCAAGCAAAATTAAATAATAATTAATATTATTTAATTCCAGAGTTCAATTCAATAAATCTCACTTTTTACTGCAGTTAATTATTAATCAATTATCAACAATAACAACAAGGGAGTTTTATGAGAAAATCAATTAGAATGGTTACTAAACAGCCAAAGGGAACAGAAACGAAGGAACATGATATATCGCTTGATTCTACCAACTCAGTCATTTCCGATAGTTCAAGCAGTTCCGGCAGTGCTACTAAGGATTCTTCCCCCTTAAAAGAGCAAGGAAAAGGCTTACAGAGTCTAGCGAGCATGGAGGGCCTAGCGACTATTATGGCACTGCAACAAGCCAGGCAGGATTCTAAGGGGATCTTGGCTGCTAAAAGTGGCGCTCAAGTATGGGCCAAACACCCTGAGAATTTAGAGCCTCAACATAAGAAGTTGCTGGTAGAAGTTTTAAAATTTGAAATATGGGCCTCCTTAAAACAAAATGCAAGTAAATCTACGCTTGAAAAATATGCACAAAGGCTAGAGAACATCTTAAAGGATGATAATGATGCGGCTTTTACTTCTTATAAAGCTATTAAGGAATTGGTACAAGATACAGATAAATGGGAAAAATCTACGCGATTGTTTTTTAAAACTCATATTATTGATAAGATTATCTCATTAGGAATTACGGCACTAGAAAGTTTAGTAGAACAATTACAAAATTTACTCACTGCTGATAAGTTAGATATTGAAGCAGCTCATGCTAAAGTCGATGAGATTGATCGATTCATGCACGAAAATTCTGCTCATTTAGATATAGGAGAGAAAGTGACGCTGCAAGAGAATTTTTGTACATTATTACAAAATCTTGCTAACCAATGTATGGAAAATGAGCAATATCAAGATAATGTAGAGTTTTTAAGGAAAGCTGATGAATATACTGAGAAGCACAACGCTACCAAAGCACTAATTGCTAGGGAATTAGGGGTAGCTTATTCTTTGCTAGCTAATCAAGCACCAGGCGCGATGGGAGTTTCGGAAAAGAGTACGTGGGAAGTGCAAGCGATAGATAAACTAGCGGAGGTACTTAAGTCCACTCCTAAGGAAGTAGACCAGCGCCCAGAAATTTTGCCATACTTGGCACAAGCCCATTATCAACTAGAGAATTATGATGACGCTAAGATCACTTGCACTATTGCTATGGAGCTCTGGAAAAGTGGAAAAATAGAAATAGATCCATATTATCAAGATAGAATAGCGGACACTCTATATAAGTGTGGTAAGCAATTTGGAAAAGCGCAAGCCAGCTATCCTAAAGCTTTTGATTGCTATGAAAAGGCTATTATATCTAGCTTTAATCTAGAAAAAGCTACGACTGCAATAAGAGAGATTGATAAATTTAAAGATGAGCTTCCTCCTAATTTTAGTATAATATCTTTTATTGATAATGTCGAAAAAGCCTTAAAAACAGCAGGAATACAAAAGGATATTAACGAATTCTATCAAGAGGGCAGCCCCCTGATCAAACTTGCTGCTTATTGTACATTAGGGGAAAGTAAGATAGGGCAATATAAAATAGAGCCGTTTAAAGCAGCTAAAAGATATGCTGACGAGTTAGTAGGCCAGAATCCAGCTACAATTTTACAACTCAAATCTTACTATACTAAAATAGCTCTGGGATTAATTAATACCCATCCGGATTTAGCAGAGGCAGCGCAGGATATGAGAAATGTTAGTGACACATTACAACGTACTCCGCAAGTTTTTAAGATTTTGCGTGAAAAGCCAGACATGATTATCGCAAAGCTTTCATCTATCTTACCGGCAGAGGAGCTAAAGGCTTTCTCTAAGGCTCTTGATGTTGACACAGCCGCTTCTACCTCGTCCGCTCCTAAGCCAGCACCAAGAAGCTCAGAGCATGCTAATAAGGTTTATGACCTTGAGAAGGAGCTGGAGGCTAAAGTTGGTAATAATGAGCTTAGCAATATTTATCCCGATTTATCAAATGCATTAGGAGAAGTAGCGGATTTACCTAGTAGTATCGCTTAATTTTCTTGATATAGACTTCCTGCATAACTCAAAAATAGTGGAGGGATTTTTAGGAAAAATGAAGCTGAGCCGAGCTGCGTATAGCCAAAGTGATTTAGCTGGTGACACTTGAATTTAAAGGCGAGGTTGCGCAGCGTATAGAGAATACGTGAGCACAACCGAATCCTGCAAAATCAAGTGTCACCAGCTAAATACCGCAGGCTATACATGAATGCAGCTGAGGAGCGGAGGCAAGTTTTGACGACAAAATCATCCACTAGACCGGGCTTATGCAGGAAGTCTATTAAAATGCTCTATAAATCACTTCTATCAAAATTTCCTGCACAGCAATTATATTTTATCTATATTTAAAATAAGAATTGTTTAGCTAAGGAGGTTAGACAAAAGCACGTTTTTGTTGAATTTATAACTACTTATAGCATATTTCTAAGATATAAGAACCTAGGGCTGTCACTGCCTGATTTTGGTAAGAATTTGCTTTGCTATATTAGTAGAAGTTAAACCAAAGAAGGAATATAATTCACTAGCCGAAGCAGAATGCCCAAAATTATTAACTCCGAAAAACATACCGTCTTCTCCGATAATTTGGTGCCACCCAAAGCTACAGCCTGCTTCTATAGCAACCTTGAGCTTGGTATTAGATAAGATATTTTGGATATAGTCGGTATTTTGTTTAAAAAATAGTTCAAAACATAATAGTGAAACTACCCTGATATTTAAGCCATTTTGCTCAAGTATTTCTTTGGTGGATAAGGCAATTGCTAATTCAGAGCCTGTGGCGAATATAGTGACATCTGATTTATTCATCGAATCTGCAGTTATTAGACCTCTTGCCAAACTCGCTACTACATTACCAGTAGGAGTAGAGTTTGGAAAAAGATCTACTATATAGCCTCCTTTATTGGATGTAGGATTATCGTTAAATATTTGAGGAACAGCTTGCCTAGTTAACGCAAGGACAGAAGGGCCTTGGGTATTAGATAAGGCAAGCCTCCATGCTTCTTTTGTTTCAATAGAATCAGCAGGACGAAATAGAGTCATCCCTGGTAAAGCCCTAAGATTTGCTAGATGTTCAACAGGCTGATGAGTAGGTCCATCTTCTCCTACCCCAATTGAGTCGTGAGTTAATACATAAATAACTTGCTGCTGCATGAGACAAGCAAGCCTCATGCTAGGTTTCATATAATCAGAAAACACTAAAAACGTTCCTCCTATTGGCAAAAAACCGCAGAGAGATAAACCATTCATTATGGCAGCCATTGCATGTTCGCGGACCCCGTAATGGATGTAATTTCCGCTAAAATCATCTTTATTAATAGCTCGTATTTTACTATTTTGGATATTATTAGAAGGAGCTAAGTCAGCGGAACCGAAAATAATTTTATCCGATTGCGTGGCTAACTCTGCGATAATTTTACCAGAGGAGGTGCGAGTAGCTTCCTCCTTGTCCACCTTAGGCATATTGGTAAGAAAGCTACAATCAATATTAGGTTTGTTTAGATAATATTTGAGATCTTTGCTCAGGGTATCAAAATTTTTATACCATCGATTATAATTTTCTTGATTTCTTAGCCATGCATCTTGCCATGTTTCTTTTAAATCTTGCGGGATATAGAATGCCTCATCTTTAAACCTTAACCTTTCTTTCATTAACTTAATTTCTCCAGCTCCTAGGGGGGAGCCATGCACACTTGCTGAGCCTACTTTATTAATACAACCTTTACCAATTAAGGTACGGCAAGCAATAAAATAAGGTTTATCAGAATTTTGGGCTTTACTTAATACTGAATTAATATGAGTAAAATTATGCCCATCTATTACTGCAGTATTCCAGCCTAAAGCTTTAAATTTCATTATATGATCTTCTGAAGCAGTTAAGCTTACAGGGCCTTCAATTGTGATTTTATTATCATCAAATAGAACTATCAAATTATTAAGAGAGAGGTGACCCGCGACCGAAGTGGCTTCATAGCTTATGCCTTCCATTAGGCATCCATCTCCAACTATACAATAAATTTTATGATCACTAATAGATTTTCCTAATTTGTTTTCATATTTTTTTTGAGCAATAGCCATGCCTACTGCATTAGCAAAACCTTGCCCTAGGGGACCAGTACTCGTCTCAATCGCTTCATATGCGCCATATTCTGGGTGGCCAGGAGTTTTAGAGTGAAGGGTACGAAATTGTTGTAAATCTTGTAGATAAAAATCCTTATAATTGGTTAAGTAGTAAAAAGTATAGAGAAGCATAGAACCATGACCTGCTGATAGCACTAAGCGGTCTCGATTAAACCAGGTAGGGTCAATTGGATTAAATTTTAAAAAATTAAATACCAACATGGTCATAACATCCGCCATACCAAGTACCATTCCAGGATGACCGGACTGCGCAAGCTCTACACTATCACTAGCTAAAACCCTTATACAATTGCTTAATTTTAAGTAGTTTTTTGAATCTTTGAGTATTTTATTAAACTGCATTATAATAAATATTACTTTTTTATGTTTAAAATAGATGAAAAATCTTTATAAAAACTATATAAACTGATACAAAATAGACCTCAAGTAAAAATAGATATTATGACAACAAAACTATTAATCGCTTTTGTGTGGGTTAGAACTTTATTTAGACAATTATGGTTATCTATTAGTTCCGTAAGATTTTATCAAGAAGTATATAGATTTTATCAGGGTTATGGCACTAAATATTTATTTACTATATCTTTTTTATCTTCTTTAATATATTGCTTTTTTATTTTACATTATTTATTAACTTTAAAAGATTATTTTACGGACCAGCATTTAACTAACAATGCTACCACTATTGGTTATATATTAACCCAACTGCCGGAGATTTATTATGATGGAAGTAAGATTGTAGTAGAACAAGAAGAGCCTATATATTTATTTGATGAAAATGATAATAAAATTGCGGTTATAGATTCAAAAAATCAATTATCATACAATGAGAAACTGAGGATCCCCGTAGTTTTTTCTAGCCATAATATAACTATTTCTACTATTAAGATTACTGATCAAC from Candidatus Tisiphia endosymbiont of Beris chalybata includes:
- a CDS encoding transketolase; amino-acid sequence: MQFNKILKDSKNYLKLSNCIRVLASDSVELAQSGHPGMVLGMADVMTMLVFNFLKFNPIDPTWFNRDRLVLSAGHGSMLLYTFYYLTNYKDFYLQDLQQFRTLHSKTPGHPEYGAYEAIETSTGPLGQGFANAVGMAIAQKKYENKLGKSISDHKIYCIVGDGCLMEGISYEATSVAGHLSLNNLIVLFDDNKITIEGPVSLTASEDHIMKFKALGWNTAVIDGHNFTHINSVLSKAQNSDKPYFIACRTLIGKGCINKVGSASVHGSPLGAGEIKLMKERLRFKDEAFYIPQDLKETWQDAWLRNQENYNRWYKNFDTLSKDLKYYLNKPNIDCSFLTNMPKVDKEEATRTSSGKIIAELATQSDKIIFGSADLAPSNNIQNSKIRAINKDDFSGNYIHYGVREHAMAAIMNGLSLCGFLPIGGTFLVFSDYMKPSMRLACLMQQQVIYVLTHDSIGVGEDGPTHQPVEHLANLRALPGMTLFRPADSIETKEAWRLALSNTQGPSVLALTRQAVPQIFNDNPTSNKGGYIVDLFPNSTPTGNVVASLARGLITADSMNKSDVTIFATGSELAIALSTKEILEQNGLNIRVVSLLCFELFFKQNTDYIQNILSNTKLKVAIEAGCSFGWHQIIGEDGMFFGVNNFGHSASASELYSFFGLTSTNIAKQILTKIRQ
- a CDS encoding DUF1189 family protein; the protein is MTTKLLIAFVWVRTLFRQLWLSISSVRFYQEVYRFYQGYGTKYLFTISFLSSLIYCFFILHYLLTLKDYFTDQHLTNNATTIGYILTQLPEIYYDGSKIVVEQEEPIYLFDENDNKIAVIDSKNQLSYNEKLRIPVVFSSHNITISTIKITDQQKGDFTIEYPKLLNSEAHLLTAEVIKKYFSKITNRAPKIFIYLVTPLIIIGWFCYNLLEKSFVILLVYVLTNFFGPKSSIQACSRVVLFSSGVSLLLQPLAVIFLPSLNSLIFFIQMFANLLLFLGILRIRNNSNTLHT